In Aphelocoma coerulescens isolate FSJ_1873_10779 chromosome 3, UR_Acoe_1.0, whole genome shotgun sequence, a single window of DNA contains:
- the LOC138107288 gene encoding LOW QUALITY PROTEIN: trace amine-associated receptor 2-like (The sequence of the model RefSeq protein was modified relative to this genomic sequence to represent the inferred CDS: deleted 2 bases in 2 codons; substituted 1 base at 1 genomic stop codon), whose product MISPNISKDLTDCSEFGNRSCPENCRSAGVQGVIYLLITAVFIFTIFGNLAIIISISYFKQLHSPTNFLILSMAVTDFLLGFAIMPYSMVRSEENCWDLRIIFCRVHYSFDLRLSLASILHLCCIAVDWFYAMCHPLHDSSTMTPMALRQIVAMCWPVPAAFAFGVVFSEAHASGFECSEMLIKCSGLCLIVFNXLWGAFLFTAGLFAPACIMIGIYVKIFTVSQRHTSELSLEHRLSKNNKKYELSKNKDGKDVKTLSIVMLGFLICWFLWFFAILIDPFFYFSTPLHLFDSLNWLGYLNFFCNPLLYGFFYQWFRKTLKYILRGKIFNPHFPTIKILSEDQSQ is encoded by the exons ATGATTTCTCCAAATATCTCAAAGGATTTGACTGATTGCTCTGAGTTTGGAAACAGATCCTGTCCTGAGAACTGTAGGTCAGCGGGAGTACAAGGGGTAATATATCTACTCATAACAGCAGTCTTCATTTTCACCATCTTTGGGAATCTGGCCATAATAATTTCCATCTCATATTTCAAGCAGCTTCATTCTCCAACAAATTTCCTCATCTTATCTATGGCTGTCACAGATTTCCTGCTGGGCTTTGCCATTATGCCCTACAGCATGGTGCGGTCTGAGGAGAACTGCTGGGATTTGAGGATTATATTCTGCAGGGTTCATTACAGTTTTGACCTGAGGCTCAGTTTAGCTTCCATTTTGCATCTTTGTTGCATTGCTGTGGATTGGTTTTACGCAATGTGCCACCCTCTGCATGACTCCAGCACCATGACTCCCATGGCCTTAAGGCAAATCGTAGCCATGTGCTGGCCAGTGCCCGCTGCTTTTGCTTTTGGTGTGGTTTTCTCAGAAGCTCACGCTTCTGGATTTGAGTGCTCTGAAATGTTGATTAAATGCTCGGGCTTGTGCCTGATTGTGTTCAACTAACTGTGGGGGGCTTTTTTGTTTACAGCTGGTTTATTTGCTCCTGCTTGCATTATGATAGGGATTTATGTTAAAATTTTTACAGTCTCTCAAAGGCACACATCGGAGTTGAGCCTGGAACACAGGCTCtcaaaaaataataagaaatatGAGCTTTCTAAGAATAAAGACGGGAAAGATGTTAAGACTTTGAGTATTGTTATGCTGGGTTTCTTAATATGTTGGTTTCTCTGGTTTTTTGCAATCTTAATTGatccatttttttat ttttctactcCTTTACATCTGTTTGATTCTCTAAACTGGCTTGGGTATCTAAATTTTTTCTGCAATCCATTACTATATGGATTTTTCTATCAGTGG TTCAGAAAAACACTTAAATATATATTAAGAGGCAAAATATTTAATCCACATTTTCCTACAATAAAAATTTTATCTGAAGATCAGTCACAGTAA